One stretch of Chryseobacterium sp. LJ668 DNA includes these proteins:
- a CDS encoding S8 family peptidase: MNKFPHLKFSEKIVGTAKFDRSIIPINPKTLKNKSNRKEYSIELLRKTTILNKEWTGYIVQREELNLAPLAADVFPVYLQLNPSLFSDANFDLHKFGIEIISEENDGFIIGASTDSLRSLQEKISLFFSQERGGEKIAEFWQIITGDRKIWKPQHILTPELQKKWETINDEEIYKLEVSIAFDMPLGAMPDATKHGGKKRLAKYYQQYDDRMLKYDEREAHFLKFIRFYNAELHSGLIDLEDSFGCHISLSGRGLKDLVINYPFVFEVGEIESINSDLGIEAKTLDCNAEILPPEEDSPEIGIIDSGIMEGHKYLSSAIKPENSRSYLTSDSSTADKVSRGGHGTKVAGAALYPKGLSNLTSEYKLPFFVRNLRVLDHNNNFEHHFPAELMKRIVEENDDCKIFNLSISSTASFRTKHMSNWAAMLDKLIYERNVLFINAVGNINSHVIKHYLSLNKYPYPHYLERNYCRLANPAQSSFSISVGSINHLSLDNVDWASIGNENEVAPYSRIGTGIWGHIKPDVVEYGGGMQVSKNGLFTISYKDTSSELLRTTTDGGSAFNQESVGTSYATPKVTHIAAELSKLYKDENVNLIRALLVQGARLPNDHFYNPTTVSIKHFGYGIPSLERVTNNTEHRITLYNTNFVKAKEAQIYSLKIPAELRDPGDSYDVLLEITLGFTAKNRRTRQKTKSYLSTWLEWKCSNLNDTYDDFRKRTLSDFVHDGESDENFSSEVIQFKIREQSNWGAVKDINRNRSSLQKDWAIIKSYELPEEIHIAVLGHQGWDLDKEEIPYALTVSLEILGSNIPIYELIRIENEIEIESEI; encoded by the coding sequence ATGAATAAATTCCCTCATCTAAAATTTTCGGAAAAGATAGTTGGTACAGCAAAATTTGATAGAAGTATAATTCCTATAAACCCTAAAACATTAAAAAATAAAAGTAATAGGAAAGAGTATAGTATAGAATTATTACGGAAAACAACCATTTTGAACAAGGAATGGACTGGGTACATTGTGCAGAGAGAAGAATTGAATCTTGCACCATTGGCAGCAGATGTTTTCCCTGTTTATCTGCAATTAAATCCCTCATTGTTTTCTGATGCAAATTTTGATTTACATAAATTTGGCATTGAAATTATATCCGAAGAAAATGACGGTTTTATAATTGGAGCATCCACTGATAGTCTAAGAAGTTTACAGGAAAAAATTTCACTTTTTTTCTCACAAGAAAGAGGTGGTGAAAAGATTGCCGAATTTTGGCAAATAATAACTGGAGATAGAAAAATTTGGAAACCTCAGCACATTCTAACTCCAGAGCTTCAGAAAAAATGGGAAACGATTAATGATGAAGAAATATACAAATTAGAAGTTTCTATCGCCTTCGATATGCCATTAGGTGCGATGCCTGATGCAACTAAGCATGGTGGTAAAAAAAGGTTAGCGAAGTACTACCAGCAATATGATGATAGGATGTTAAAGTATGATGAAAGAGAAGCACATTTTCTTAAATTCATACGTTTTTATAACGCCGAACTACACAGTGGATTGATTGATCTTGAGGATAGTTTTGGTTGCCATATCTCTCTCTCGGGAAGGGGATTGAAAGATCTTGTAATAAATTATCCTTTTGTTTTCGAAGTCGGAGAAATTGAATCAATTAATTCTGACTTAGGAATTGAAGCTAAAACATTGGATTGTAATGCGGAGATATTGCCACCAGAAGAAGATTCTCCTGAAATAGGCATTATTGATAGTGGTATTATGGAAGGACATAAATATTTAAGTTCAGCAATTAAGCCTGAAAATTCACGATCATATTTAACAAGTGATAGCTCTACAGCTGATAAAGTAAGTAGAGGGGGACATGGTACAAAAGTCGCTGGAGCAGCATTATATCCAAAAGGATTGTCTAATTTAACTTCTGAGTACAAATTACCATTTTTTGTACGTAACCTGAGAGTTCTCGATCATAACAATAATTTTGAACACCATTTCCCTGCGGAGTTAATGAAAAGAATTGTTGAAGAAAATGATGATTGTAAAATCTTTAATCTTTCGATTTCTTCGACAGCATCTTTCAGGACTAAACATATGAGCAATTGGGCGGCAATGCTTGATAAATTGATTTACGAAAGAAATGTATTATTTATTAATGCTGTTGGCAATATAAACTCACATGTAATAAAACACTATCTTTCTTTGAATAAATATCCATATCCACATTATTTAGAACGAAATTATTGTAGGCTTGCAAACCCTGCTCAAAGTAGCTTCTCCATTTCTGTAGGATCAATTAACCATCTTTCGTTAGACAATGTTGATTGGGCTTCAATAGGTAACGAAAATGAGGTCGCTCCTTACTCTCGAATAGGAACTGGCATTTGGGGACACATTAAGCCAGATGTTGTTGAATATGGTGGAGGGATGCAAGTATCTAAAAATGGTTTATTTACAATAAGTTATAAGGATACATCATCGGAGCTTTTGCGAACAACTACAGATGGAGGGAGTGCCTTTAATCAAGAGAGTGTCGGGACATCTTATGCCACGCCGAAGGTTACTCACATTGCTGCGGAACTTTCTAAACTGTATAAAGACGAAAATGTTAATTTAATAAGGGCTCTACTAGTACAGGGGGCAAGATTGCCAAATGACCATTTCTATAATCCTACTACCGTTAGCATAAAACATTTTGGTTACGGCATACCTTCACTAGAAAGAGTAACTAATAACACTGAACATAGAATAACATTATACAATACTAATTTTGTTAAAGCCAAGGAAGCACAAATTTATTCGCTAAAAATTCCTGCCGAGCTTCGAGATCCTGGAGATTCATATGATGTCTTATTAGAGATCACGTTAGGATTTACAGCCAAAAATAGAAGAACTAGGCAAAAGACTAAATCATATCTATCAACTTGGTTAGAATGGAAATGCTCAAATTTAAATGATACTTACGACGACTTTAGAAAGCGTACTTTAAGTGATTTTGTACATGATGGAGAATCAGATGAGAATTTTTCTAGTGAGGTAATACAATTCAAAATCCGAGAACAATCAAACTGGGGTGCAGTTAAAGATATTAATAGGAATCGAAGTTCTTTGCAAAAAGATTGGGCAATTATAAAGTCATATGAATTACCTGAAGAGATTCATATTGCTGTTTTAGGTCATCAGGGCTGGGATCTAGATAAGGAGGAGATTCCGTATGCCTTAACCGTTTCATTGGAGATATTAGGCTCTAATATTCCGATTTACGAACTGATTAGAATAGAAAATGAGATTGAAATAGAATCTGAGATATAA
- a CDS encoding AAA family ATPase gives MNQELLTRLFKTIEGDKNTSLMKVAYSIIEEERKKGHVKLAEKLNSILITNQSKIEFNQPVLKLAKEIYKVPVDRRYKLPLASHLDHDKLRHQMILTPDVETKILRIEKEYLGRERLAHHGLKPRKKILLYGSSGCGKSMAAERIAWELGLPFYKVRFDSIISSYLGESASNLQSLFESMEDYPCVLLLDEFDIIGKQRDTKSNDVGEIHRIVNILLGLLEEYDGEGILIATTNLEGSLDKALFRRFDDFIEFPRPTDKEIIELLRMSFSALNLSSEIDLSEYATSMLGLSYAIIVKIANDAAKKAVINSQKDISVQDLDNALEENLALNR, from the coding sequence ATGAATCAGGAATTACTAACACGACTTTTTAAAACTATCGAAGGAGACAAAAATACTTCTTTGATGAAAGTTGCATATAGTATTATTGAAGAAGAAAGGAAAAAAGGACATGTAAAATTAGCTGAAAAACTAAATTCTATTTTGATCACTAATCAATCAAAGATTGAATTTAACCAACCTGTCTTAAAGCTAGCAAAAGAAATTTACAAAGTACCCGTTGATAGACGCTATAAATTACCATTAGCTTCACATTTGGATCATGACAAACTGCGACATCAAATGATCTTAACACCGGATGTTGAAACCAAAATTTTACGAATTGAAAAAGAATATCTAGGCAGAGAAAGATTGGCGCATCACGGCTTGAAACCACGAAAAAAAATATTGCTTTATGGTTCTTCCGGTTGTGGTAAAAGTATGGCTGCCGAAAGAATTGCATGGGAATTAGGATTACCTTTTTATAAGGTACGATTCGATTCGATTATATCCTCATATTTAGGCGAATCTGCTTCAAATCTACAAAGTCTATTTGAAAGTATGGAAGATTACCCATGTGTTTTATTACTAGACGAATTTGACATAATTGGAAAGCAAAGAGATACTAAGTCAAATGATGTAGGTGAAATTCATAGAATTGTTAATATTCTTTTAGGACTTTTAGAAGAATATGATGGAGAAGGAATTCTTATTGCAACCACAAATCTAGAAGGGAGTTTAGACAAAGCACTTTTCAGGAGATTTGATGACTTTATAGAATTTCCAAGACCAACGGACAAAGAAATCATTGAATTGCTGAGGATGTCTTTTTCAGCACTAAATTTAAGTTCCGAAATAGATCTCAGTGAATATGCAACTAGCATGTTAGGCTTGTCTTATGCGATTATCGTGAAAATTGCTAATGATGCTGCTAAGAAAGCAGTCATAAACTCTCAAAAAGACATTTCGGTACAAGATTTAGACAATGCTTTGGAAGAGAACCTCGCCTTAAACAGATAA
- a CDS encoding DNA polymerase III subunit alpha, with protein sequence MFLNCHSYHSLRYGTISIEELVQQALEFKLKALALTDINTITGIYDFYNLCKEHSIKPIVGVDVRVQDEQLYICLAKNQTAIGEINRMLTAYNCDEVEIPKHNPKLKNTIIIYPIHNIPEELSEDEYIGIRSEEINLIFKPELKKLVGKMVILQPVTFKTKQEYNLHCILRAIDNNTLISMLTEKDCCGKTETFLPKKKILKAFENLPEIIANTAKLIEKCSFKFDFSTPKNKRFFTDSRENDFKLLTKLAYEGLEKRYSCDNAEAKARVEKELAVIDELKFSGYFLITWDIVQYSSKMGFMHVGRGSGANSIVSYCLGITDICPLELDLYFERFLNLNRKTPPDFDIDWSWQTRDIILEYIFQKYGKDHVAFCGTNVEFKYRSIFREVGKAFGLPKEELDSLATRPMSEHDDNSVFRFVHKYGKLLEKFPNQRSMHSCGILISEEPITNFTALEMPPKGFPIVQFDMHVAENIGFEKFDILSQRGLGTIKDTVDLIKEKKGITVDIKDTTISKNEARCNEFLSIGKTIGCFYIESPAMRGLLRRLKCENYKVLVAASSIIRPGVAQSGMMKEYIFRHNNPTKFEYFHDVFKKELGETYGIMVYQEDVIKIALHFGGLSAPDGDVLRRAMSGKGRSLTALQKVKDHFFESCKQLGHPEQLSKEVYRQIESFAGYSFCKAHSASYAVESYQSLYLKVYYPIEFMVCAINNGGGFYRTEVYVHEAKMSGAIINNPCVNRSEFQTTVYDKDVYLGLMHIESLEVRLAEMIPTERKKNGEYTSLENLIKRIPIGIETIQTLIFVGAFRFTGKQKHELLIQARFLLTNSKPEYRHLTLLEEPQREYKLPEIKRLPFEDDFDEIEILGFPVSHSPFDLLQTKYRGSVMAKDLVKHHKRQVKMLAYLISRKHVPTKRGTMFFGTWIDAEGEYFDTAHFPNCLEQYPFQGGGCYLLLGTVEVDFHFPTITIHKMAKMPFIPDPRYSMDKEKSGEAARSLKEDVSMTFRKPYPQEHEIGLPRQKML encoded by the coding sequence ATGTTTCTAAATTGTCATTCATATCACAGCCTGCGATATGGAACTATTTCTATCGAAGAATTGGTTCAGCAGGCACTAGAGTTCAAGCTTAAAGCATTAGCTTTAACCGACATCAACACCATTACCGGAATCTATGATTTTTACAATCTATGTAAAGAACATTCAATAAAACCTATTGTTGGAGTTGATGTCAGGGTACAAGATGAGCAATTATACATTTGCCTTGCAAAGAATCAAACAGCAATTGGTGAGATCAACAGAATGCTCACTGCTTACAATTGTGATGAGGTTGAAATTCCTAAACATAACCCAAAACTTAAGAACACCATCATTATTTACCCCATCCATAATATTCCAGAAGAACTTTCAGAAGATGAATACATTGGAATACGATCTGAAGAAATTAATCTTATCTTCAAACCTGAACTGAAAAAACTGGTTGGAAAAATGGTCATCTTACAACCTGTTACTTTTAAAACAAAGCAGGAATATAATCTGCACTGTATTCTCAGGGCTATAGATAACAATACACTTATCTCAATGCTTACCGAAAAAGACTGTTGTGGAAAAACGGAAACATTTTTACCGAAGAAGAAGATTTTGAAAGCGTTTGAAAATCTTCCGGAAATAATTGCCAATACAGCTAAATTGATTGAAAAGTGCAGTTTTAAATTTGATTTTTCAACACCTAAGAACAAAAGATTCTTTACTGACAGCCGTGAGAACGATTTTAAACTTCTTACAAAACTCGCGTACGAAGGTTTAGAAAAAAGATACTCCTGTGACAATGCTGAAGCTAAAGCGAGAGTAGAGAAAGAATTGGCGGTAATTGACGAATTAAAATTTAGCGGCTATTTTCTTATCACTTGGGATATCGTGCAGTACAGCAGCAAAATGGGATTTATGCATGTTGGCAGGGGAAGCGGTGCAAATTCTATTGTAAGCTACTGTTTAGGAATTACAGACATCTGTCCGTTGGAGCTTGATTTATATTTTGAAAGATTCCTGAATCTTAATAGGAAAACGCCACCGGATTTCGACATTGACTGGAGTTGGCAGACGAGAGACATCATCTTAGAATACATCTTTCAAAAATACGGTAAAGATCACGTTGCTTTTTGTGGAACAAATGTAGAATTTAAGTACCGTTCCATTTTCAGGGAAGTAGGAAAAGCTTTTGGTTTACCGAAAGAAGAACTTGATTCTCTTGCAACAAGACCTATGAGTGAGCATGATGATAATTCCGTATTCAGGTTTGTTCATAAATATGGAAAACTACTTGAAAAATTTCCTAATCAAAGAAGTATGCACTCTTGTGGTATTCTTATTTCTGAAGAACCAATCACAAATTTTACGGCTCTGGAAATGCCACCAAAAGGATTTCCCATTGTTCAGTTTGACATGCACGTTGCTGAAAATATAGGATTCGAAAAATTTGACATTCTCTCTCAAAGAGGGTTGGGGACAATCAAAGATACTGTTGATCTTATAAAAGAAAAAAAAGGGATTACAGTTGACATTAAAGATACAACGATCTCTAAAAATGAAGCAAGATGTAATGAATTCTTGAGCATCGGAAAAACAATTGGATGCTTTTATATCGAAAGTCCGGCGATGCGTGGTCTTCTAAGAAGATTAAAGTGTGAGAATTATAAAGTATTGGTTGCTGCATCATCGATCATCCGTCCGGGTGTAGCACAGAGTGGAATGATGAAAGAATACATTTTCAGGCATAATAATCCTACGAAATTTGAATACTTTCATGATGTTTTTAAAAAAGAGCTTGGAGAGACTTATGGAATTATGGTTTATCAGGAAGATGTAATTAAAATCGCTCTCCACTTCGGAGGTCTTTCCGCTCCTGATGGTGACGTTTTAAGAAGAGCTATGAGCGGAAAAGGACGGTCTTTGACAGCATTGCAAAAAGTAAAAGATCACTTCTTCGAATCCTGCAAGCAACTTGGACATCCTGAACAGCTTTCCAAAGAAGTGTACAGACAGATCGAATCTTTTGCCGGGTATTCTTTTTGTAAGGCTCATTCGGCTTCTTATGCGGTTGAAAGTTATCAGAGTTTATATCTCAAAGTTTATTATCCTATTGAGTTTATGGTGTGTGCTATTAATAATGGTGGTGGTTTCTATCGAACAGAAGTCTATGTACATGAAGCTAAAATGTCAGGGGCAATAATAAACAATCCTTGTGTAAACCGCAGTGAGTTTCAAACTACTGTTTATGATAAAGATGTTTATTTAGGATTGATGCACATCGAAAGTCTGGAAGTTCGTCTTGCTGAAATGATTCCTACTGAAAGAAAGAAAAATGGGGAATACACATCGCTAGAAAATTTAATAAAAAGAATCCCCATTGGTATTGAAACCATACAAACTTTGATCTTTGTTGGAGCATTCAGGTTTACAGGAAAACAAAAGCACGAATTACTTATACAAGCTAGATTTCTGCTGACTAATTCTAAGCCTGAATATAGGCATTTAACTTTGCTTGAAGAGCCACAACGGGAATACAAGCTTCCGGAAATAAAGAGACTTCCTTTTGAAGATGATTTTGACGAAATTGAAATTCTTGGTTTTCCGGTTTCCCATTCGCCTTTTGATCTTCTTCAAACTAAATACCGTGGTAGTGTGATGGCAAAGGATCTTGTAAAGCACCATAAACGGCAAGTTAAAATGTTGGCGTACTTAATCTCTCGAAAGCATGTGCCTACTAAACGAGGGACAATGTTTTTCGGAACATGGATTGATGCTGAAGGAGAATACTTCGATACAGCACATTTTCCCAACTGTTTAGAGCAATATCCTTTTCAGGGAGGTGGTTGTTATTTACTTCTCGGAACTGTGGAAGTTGATTTTCATTTTCCAACGATTACAATTCATAAGATGGCAAAGATGCCGTTTATTCCTGACCCTCGATATTCAATGGACAAGGAAAAATCTGGAGAAGCAGCAAGAAGCTTAAAGGAAGATGTAAGCATGACGTTTAGAAAACCTTATCCACAGGAACATGAAATTGGGCTACCTAGGCAAAAAATGCTTTAA
- the dinB gene encoding DNA polymerase IV has product MNRSIVHMDLDTFFVSCERLKNSELENKPVIIGGGDRGVVASCSYETRYFGVRSAMPIKMALRLCPEARVIKGDMEMYSNMSHMVTDVIQERVPVLEKASIDEFYIDLSGMDQFFGCYKWTTEIAEAVKKNTGLPISFALSANKTVSKIGTGESKPTGRFEIKEQNIQSFLNPLSVKKIPMVGNVTYQLLSRLGVRTIETLSAMPVDVLHRLIGKSGSDLWKKANGIDDTPVVQYSERKSISTEDTFSQDTIDIVNVRSILSGMVEKLCYQLRAEKWLTSVIVVKIRYSNFDTETKQCKIPYTSADHSILKYVLELFRKLYTRRIRIRLIGVKFTGLVHGCHQMNLFEDTEELISLYQTMDNIKNRFGTASVGRASGLLK; this is encoded by the coding sequence ATGAATCGCTCGATTGTACATATGGACTTAGACACTTTTTTTGTGTCATGTGAAAGACTGAAGAACTCAGAACTTGAGAATAAGCCTGTAATTATCGGCGGTGGAGATCGTGGTGTAGTAGCATCCTGTTCTTACGAAACGAGATACTTTGGGGTTAGAAGCGCAATGCCTATTAAGATGGCTTTAAGATTATGTCCGGAAGCAAGGGTGATCAAAGGGGACATGGAAATGTATTCGAATATGTCTCATATGGTAACTGATGTTATTCAGGAGCGAGTGCCCGTTTTAGAGAAAGCTAGCATTGACGAATTTTACATTGACCTCTCTGGAATGGATCAGTTTTTTGGATGTTACAAATGGACGACTGAGATTGCTGAAGCCGTTAAAAAAAACACCGGTTTACCAATCAGCTTTGCCTTGTCAGCAAACAAAACTGTTTCAAAAATAGGGACAGGCGAATCAAAGCCTACAGGAAGATTCGAGATCAAAGAACAGAACATTCAATCATTTTTAAATCCTCTTTCCGTTAAGAAGATTCCAATGGTCGGTAATGTAACGTACCAACTTTTATCAAGATTAGGAGTTAGGACAATAGAGACTTTATCCGCAATGCCTGTTGATGTCTTGCATAGGCTCATCGGAAAAAGCGGAAGTGATCTATGGAAGAAAGCTAATGGCATTGATGATACGCCTGTTGTTCAGTATTCAGAGAGAAAATCGATTTCTACTGAAGACACATTTTCTCAGGACACCATAGATATTGTTAATGTGAGAAGTATATTGTCCGGCATGGTAGAAAAATTATGCTACCAACTGAGAGCAGAAAAATGGCTTACGTCAGTGATTGTCGTGAAGATCAGGTACAGTAATTTCGATACCGAAACGAAGCAGTGCAAAATTCCGTACACATCAGCAGATCATTCAATTTTGAAATATGTACTTGAGCTTTTTAGGAAACTATATACAAGACGAATAAGAATTCGGTTGATAGGAGTTAAGTTTACCGGACTGGTTCACGGTTGTCATCAAATGAATCTGTTCGAAGATACTGAAGAATTGATCTCATTGTATCAGACAATGGACAATATCAAAAACAGGTTCGGCACTGCTAGTGTCGGTCGGGCTTCAGGATTACTAAAATAA
- a CDS encoding XRE family transcriptional regulator, translated as MSIFSDNIRFLRGQKNLSQAKTAEELLITRERYAKYEDGRSEPPIEILLRISKYHKVSIDLLVAIDIQKYPLDDIVKLPENRIVLPIKVDKTGENKIELVTQKAKMGYVNGYDDPEFIEALQHISLPFLRNGKFRAFPAEGDSMPPYNDGTYFVGKYIESRDDLKKGNTYIFVTKDGIVYKRYSAQNDKGNFVKSDNQFYEPYEIEWAEVREIWQFAASINTKELTVENFEFQTVKNMFEEINAGIKYLKTYS; from the coding sequence ATGTCAATTTTTTCAGATAACATCAGGTTTCTAAGGGGTCAGAAAAATCTCTCTCAAGCAAAAACAGCAGAAGAACTTTTAATTACAAGAGAGCGGTATGCTAAGTATGAGGACGGTCGATCTGAACCGCCCATTGAAATCCTTTTGCGGATCTCTAAATACCATAAAGTGAGTATTGATTTGCTGGTTGCTATTGATATACAGAAATATCCGCTTGATGATATTGTTAAACTACCGGAAAACAGGATTGTCCTTCCAATCAAGGTTGACAAGACAGGAGAGAATAAAATTGAATTGGTAACTCAGAAAGCGAAAATGGGCTATGTAAATGGTTACGATGATCCTGAATTTATCGAAGCTCTTCAACATATTTCACTTCCGTTTTTGAGAAATGGGAAATTCCGGGCGTTTCCCGCTGAAGGTGATTCGATGCCACCGTATAATGACGGGACATATTTCGTTGGGAAATACATTGAAAGCCGGGATGATTTAAAGAAGGGAAATACTTACATTTTTGTTACAAAGGATGGAATCGTTTACAAGCGTTATTCAGCTCAAAACGATAAAGGAAACTTTGTAAAATCAGACAATCAATTTTACGAACCGTATGAAATTGAATGGGCAGAGGTTAGAGAAATTTGGCAGTTTGCTGCAAGCATTAATACTAAAGAGCTGACCGTTGAAAATTTTGAATTTCAGACAGTGAAAAATATGTTCGAAGAAATTAATGCAGGAATTAAATACTTAAAAACATATTCATAA
- a CDS encoding Crp/Fnr family transcriptional regulator — MSIKEELLHSMGATEEDYNPGDYIFRESGSPQFYYQVVKGDVKLNNYNTDGKEFIQNILTNEDAVGESMLFTEKPYPINAIALTKCTIMKVCKTTLFSYLALHPDIYIEVCKSLSERLYRKFVLMQKISSHNAAERLKEVIEMMKKEQENQERYTFEVPLTRQQLASLTGLCIETTIRTIKKMERDKILHIKNRKIMF, encoded by the coding sequence ATGTCTATCAAAGAAGAACTTCTGCACTCCATGGGAGCGACAGAAGAAGATTATAACCCCGGAGATTATATCTTCCGTGAGAGCGGCAGCCCGCAGTTCTACTATCAGGTAGTAAAAGGCGATGTGAAACTAAACAATTATAACACTGACGGAAAAGAATTCATTCAAAACATTTTAACCAATGAAGATGCAGTAGGAGAATCGATGCTTTTTACGGAAAAGCCATATCCTATAAATGCTATTGCTTTGACTAAATGTACCATCATGAAGGTTTGCAAAACTACTCTATTTTCTTATTTAGCTTTACATCCTGACATTTACATCGAAGTCTGTAAATCTCTTTCAGAGCGACTATACAGAAAGTTTGTTTTAATGCAAAAAATATCAAGTCATAATGCGGCCGAGAGATTAAAGGAAGTCATAGAAATGATGAAGAAAGAACAGGAAAATCAAGAACGGTATACATTTGAAGTTCCCCTTACAAGACAACAATTGGCTTCACTTACGGGTCTGTGCATAGAAACAACCATCAGAACAATCAAAAAGATGGAGCGAGATAAAATACTTCATATCAAAAACCGTAAGATAATGTTTTAA
- a CDS encoding Crp/Fnr family transcriptional regulator, whose product MKKLFDYINSHSTEGISEQDFELVKKYFIPKRLRKKQYFLQEGEVCKYFGFILSGAMRQYTLDEKGSEHILQLAVEDWWVGDRESWTLSKPSIYNIDAWEDTELLLMSHANLLELVQRFPAFAATKKMMDDRNNIASQRRITSTISSTAEKRYTTFLDCYPELAERFPQQQIASYLGMTKDTLSRIKGKLMR is encoded by the coding sequence ATGAAAAAATTATTTGACTACATAAATAGTCATTCGACAGAAGGGATTTCAGAGCAAGATTTCGAACTTGTTAAAAAGTACTTTATCCCTAAACGACTACGAAAAAAGCAATACTTTTTACAAGAAGGTGAAGTATGTAAATATTTTGGCTTCATTTTGAGTGGTGCAATGCGTCAGTATACCCTTGATGAAAAGGGATCTGAGCATATTTTACAATTGGCTGTCGAAGACTGGTGGGTCGGAGACCGTGAAAGTTGGACTTTGTCCAAACCATCTATTTACAACATCGATGCTTGGGAAGATACAGAATTATTACTGATGTCACACGCTAATTTGTTAGAGTTGGTTCAACGTTTTCCTGCTTTTGCTGCTACTAAGAAAATGATGGACGACAGGAATAATATTGCCAGCCAAAGGAGAATTACATCAACTATAAGTTCAACGGCCGAAAAACGCTACACAACTTTTCTTGATTGTTATCCGGAGTTGGCAGAACGATTTCCCCAGCAACAAATAGCATCGTATTTAGGCATGACGAAAGATACTCTAAGCCGCATAAAGGGTAAGCTTATGAGGTAA
- a CDS encoding hydrolase has translation MSSLPIRDKEKDHLLTAENALLIVIDYQPPQVNSIGSMDRQTLVNNICGTVEAAKLYGMPIVVSSVNVATGLNKPIIPQLQKRLEGITPIDRTGVNAWEDKEFVEAVRATGRKKLIIAALWTEVCLAFPALDALKEGFEVYVPVDAVGGTSVVAHDAAIRRMEQAGAVSISTAQLFCELQRDWSRTETVTGFIKLYIETGGNAGIQFSNDTAEKK, from the coding sequence ATGAGCAGTTTACCAATTCGTGACAAAGAAAAAGATCATTTGCTTACAGCAGAAAATGCGCTATTGATCGTAATTGATTACCAACCACCACAAGTTAATTCTATTGGTTCGATGGACAGACAAACATTAGTGAACAACATATGTGGTACGGTAGAAGCGGCTAAATTATATGGGATGCCTATCGTAGTATCCTCTGTAAATGTAGCGACAGGACTAAATAAACCAATAATTCCCCAGTTGCAAAAGCGTTTGGAAGGTATTACACCTATCGACAGAACTGGCGTTAATGCGTGGGAAGACAAAGAATTTGTAGAAGCTGTAAGGGCAACAGGCAGAAAGAAGCTAATTATTGCCGCATTATGGACGGAGGTTTGCCTTGCATTTCCAGCTTTGGATGCCTTGAAAGAAGGCTTTGAAGTTTATGTGCCAGTAGATGCTGTTGGCGGCACTTCGGTGGTTGCCCATGATGCGGCAATCCGACGCATGGAACAAGCAGGTGCAGTATCTATCAGCACGGCACAATTGTTTTGCGAATTACAGAGAGATTGGAGCAGGACAGAAACTGTTACAGGCTTCATAAAGCTATACATTGAAACTGGTGGCAACGCAGGTATTCAGTTTTCAAATGACACCGCAGAAAAAAAGTAA
- a CDS encoding lipocalin family protein encodes MKKTIFILSLITASVFNFSCSSNDDNTPEETPGANALIGDWKISKYLFINNLNGQQIGSANPDCSGKNLYQLKANNFLNIRMYKSTQNGACLDTPTNDDGQWTYNSGSKMITFYGDADYKVKSVSNTQLEIESFDEGYVDYFDKDYNNDGVIDKVVTVLTK; translated from the coding sequence ATGAAAAAAACAATTTTTATTCTCAGCCTTATAACGGCTTCAGTTTTTAATTTCTCTTGCAGCAGCAATGATGATAACACTCCGGAAGAAACACCAGGTGCTAATGCGTTAATCGGAGACTGGAAAATATCGAAATATCTCTTCATCAATAACCTAAATGGTCAGCAGATAGGTTCTGCAAATCCTGATTGTTCCGGCAAAAATTTATATCAATTGAAGGCAAACAATTTCCTGAACATTAGGATGTATAAAAGTACGCAGAATGGCGCGTGTTTAGATACGCCGACTAATGATGATGGTCAATGGACTTACAATTCAGGTTCTAAAATGATCACATTTTACGGTGATGCTGATTATAAGGTGAAATCGGTTAGCAATACGCAATTAGAGATAGAGAGTTTTGATGAAGGCTACGTGGATTATTTTGATAAAGATTACAATAATGATGGTGTCATAGATAAAGTTGTAACCGTTCTAACAAAATAA